Part of the Sulfurimonas denitrificans DSM 1251 genome is shown below.
TCTTGGAGTAATCGAACAAGGCATGACAAAAGGTCATATAGAAGGCATGCACGACATGAATCATGGAGTTGTAAAATTTTATGACAATGATGGTTATGTAATATCTCGTGATGGATATATAATAAAATTCGACCCACAGAGTGAGAAAATTTTAAAAGCGTACAAAACAAGTGACAGTGCAATTGGCTTTACGGTTGAAGAGAACTACATTGCAGTAGCAAACTACGCTAAAAAAAGCGTTGATATACTTGATAGAGATTTAAATCCAATAAAATCTTTTGAAACGGATTCTAAAAATGTTGGAATCAAAAAATATAAGAATTATCTTGTTTTTTCTCAAATGAATAATGACAAAATAACTGTATTAAAAGATAAAAATGAGGGCAAAGGTCTTCCAGACTTTGAAATATTCAAAGAGTTTGAAAACGTCGGTGTTATGCCATTTGATGCAATGATAAAGAACAATAACTTCATAACTGGATTCTTTAAAAGTAACTTCTTTGGTGTTGTAAATCTTGACACTATGGAGTACTCAAAAATAGACATTTTGCTAGAAGATAGAAAGCCTGTACTGAAAGTTCCCCACTTTGGTTTTTGGAGTATAAGTGAAGGAAATGTTTTTATTCCAGCGGTTGGAAACAATAAGGTTTTAGTATATACATCTGACTTTAAATTTGTTAAAAATATTGAAGTAGAAGGTTTACCAGTTTTCACGGCTTTAAGTCCTGATCAAAAGTATATGGCAGTTACTTTTAGCGGAGACAAATTTCCAGTTCTTCAAATTATAGATACAAAAACTCTTGAAGTTATTAAGAGATTTGAATTTGATGGCAAGGTTCTACATGTAAGATGGTCTGATGTACGTCCTAATCTCTACGTATCTGTAAATGACACAAATAAAGTGGCAGTGATAAACACTAAAGAGTGGTATTTGGCTCGTGAGATGTTTGGTATTAACAAGCCATCAGGCATATTTTTATATAAAGAGGCAAAGTAATGGGTAAAGTTCATCTAACAGGAGCTGGTCCTGGAGATATAGAGCTGCTTACAATTAAAGCACTAAGAGTGATTAAAGAGGCTGATGTTATTATTTACGATCGTCTTGCAAATCCAGATATTTTGCAAGAGGCAAAAAACGGATGCGAATTCGTTTATGTTGGCAAAGAGGATGGCAGACACATCGTTCCTCAAGATGATATTAATGAAGTTATCTATCAAAATGCACTAAAACATGAAAATGTTGTACGTTTAAAAGGCGGTGACCCTTTTGTGTTTGGGCGTGGCGGAGAAGAGGCACTATACCTAAGAGACAGAGGCATCTCTTTTGATGTAATTCCAGGGATAACTTCAGCAATAAGCGCACCTGCTTATGCTGGTATTCCTGTAACTCATCGTGGCGTTTCTGTAAGCTTTAGGGTTGTAACTGGGCATGAATCTCCAAACAAAAAAGAGTCTCAGATTCCTTGGGAGACATTTAAAACAGATGATACGATAGTCTTTTTAATGGGCTTGCACAATCTTCCAAAAATTAGTAAAAAACTTATGGAGATTGGCAAACCAAAAAATTATCCATGTGCTGTTATTTCAAAAGGGACTACAAAAGAGCAAAGTGTTGTTGTAGGTACTTTAGAGGATATAGTTGCAAAAACGAAAGATGTTCCAACTCCTGCGCTTATAGTTGTTGGTAGAGTTGTTGAACTTAGAGAACAGCTACAATGGTTTGAGGGAAATGAGTAAGCTTTTAGACACATCCGAGGCTATACTAATTGCACCAAATATCTATTGGGTTGGAATGCACTTAAAAAATGACCCTTTTCAATGCCACCCTTATCTAATCAAAAATGGAGATGAATCTATCTTAATAGATCCAGGCTCCATGATTGAATTTGATGAAACTGTTAGAAAAGTAAAAACTCTAATGGATATGAAAGATATAAAATATATTATCCTTCATCATCAAGACCCCGATTTAGCAGCTGCTGTTCCTGAGATAGAAAAACTTATAAACAGAGATGACCTGCTAATAGTAACCCACTCAAGAATGTCTCTTTTAGTCAAACACTACCTTATAAAATCCAACTATTATGAGATAGATAAGATGGATCATAAACTAGTAACATCGAGTGGTTTTAGACTTGATTTTCTTACCACTCCATACTGCCACTCTCCTGGAGCATTTGTAAGTTATGAGCCAACCTCAAAAACTCTATTCTCAGGAGATATTTTTGGAGGAATTGAAGAGTCTTGGGATTTTTATGCAGATGAAACATACTTTTTAAAAGCTAAACTTTTTCATCAAGAGTATATGCCCAGCAAAGATATTTTCAACTATGCACTCGCTAAGATAGAAAAACTCGACATTGAGCTTATCGCCCCGCAACACGGCTCTATAATAGAGAAAAAGTACATAAATAAGCTGATTCAAGATATGAGGGAGCTTGATTGTGGATTGTATATTGAAGAGAAATATAATCGTGAATTAATAGATACAATAAAAGAGCTTCAACAAAAAGAGATAGCGCTAAAAGAGCGCGATTTACTAATTTTTGAGCAATCAAAAAGAGCAGAAATAGGCGAGATGATTGGTAACATTGCACATCAGTGGCGCCAACCATTAGCAATAGTAAATACTTCAATAGCAATACTCCAAGAAAAAAACAGAGCCTCCTCTCTTAGCAAAGAAGAGCTCTTTGAAAAACTAGAAAAAATTGAAAAACGCATTATATACATGTCAGAAACAATAGAAGATTTTATGAGTTACTATAGTCCAGACAAAGAGAAATCTTGGTTTAAAATTTGTGATGCAATAGAGAGAAGTCTTGATATAACAAATTTACAAAAATCAAACACTCATGTTAAAGTAAATCTGCTTATTACAAATGAATATAAAATTTTTGGATTAATAAATGAGCTTGTACAGGTATTAGTCTCCATAATCTCTAACATAAATGACATAATTAAAATAAAAAATTTAACAGATGTGAAAATTACTATTTCTATATATAAAGATGATAATTATATAGTCATCTCAATCGCTGATAATTGCGGTGGCATAGAAGATATTAACCTAAAGAAAATATTTGACCCTTACTTTACTACAAAACACAAATCAATAGGGACTGGTCTTGGACTGCATATAGCAAAAATGATTGTTGAAGATAATATGCAAGGTTATTTAAGTGCAAAAAATCTATATAATGAAAAAAATGAAAAAATTGGTGCAGAATTTACTATAAAGGTAAAAAATGAAGATTGAAAAAATTAGAGATATATCCATTTTGCTAGCCGAAGATGAGAGTGAACTTCGTGAACTTTTACATGAGTATTTGCAACTGTTTTTTGGCAGAGTTTATGCCGCTACCTCAGGAGATCAGGCGTATGATATCTACAAACAAAAAAAGCCAGATATTATAATCACAGACATAAGTATGCCTAACCTTGATGGTTTAGAGATGATAAGCAAGATAAGAGAGAGCGACAAAGAGACAAAAATTATAGTCATGAGTGCGCACTCTGAGCAAGAGAGGCTTCTTCTTGCTATTAAGCTAAATCTTGAGTCATATCTTATTAAGCCCATAAAAACAGAAGCTTTGAAGACTATTTTACTCGATATTGTAAAACACCTTAGAGAGAAATCTCGCCGCA
Proteins encoded:
- a CDS encoding ATP-binding protein — encoded protein: MSKLLDTSEAILIAPNIYWVGMHLKNDPFQCHPYLIKNGDESILIDPGSMIEFDETVRKVKTLMDMKDIKYIILHHQDPDLAAAVPEIEKLINRDDLLIVTHSRMSLLVKHYLIKSNYYEIDKMDHKLVTSSGFRLDFLTTPYCHSPGAFVSYEPTSKTLFSGDIFGGIEESWDFYADETYFLKAKLFHQEYMPSKDIFNYALAKIEKLDIELIAPQHGSIIEKKYINKLIQDMRELDCGLYIEEKYNRELIDTIKELQQKEIALKERDLLIFEQSKRAEIGEMIGNIAHQWRQPLAIVNTSIAILQEKNRASSLSKEELFEKLEKIEKRIIYMSETIEDFMSYYSPDKEKSWFKICDAIERSLDITNLQKSNTHVKVNLLITNEYKIFGLINELVQVLVSIISNINDIIKIKNLTDVKITISIYKDDNYIVISIADNCGGIEDINLKKIFDPYFTTKHKSIGTGLGLHIAKMIVEDNMQGYLSAKNLYNEKNEKIGAEFTIKVKNED
- the cobA gene encoding uroporphyrinogen-III C-methyltransferase; this encodes MGKVHLTGAGPGDIELLTIKALRVIKEADVIIYDRLANPDILQEAKNGCEFVYVGKEDGRHIVPQDDINEVIYQNALKHENVVRLKGGDPFVFGRGGEEALYLRDRGISFDVIPGITSAISAPAYAGIPVTHRGVSVSFRVVTGHESPNKKESQIPWETFKTDDTIVFLMGLHNLPKISKKLMEIGKPKNYPCAVISKGTTKEQSVVVGTLEDIVAKTKDVPTPALIVVGRVVELREQLQWFEGNE
- a CDS encoding cytochrome D1 domain-containing protein, which codes for MYISKFLVSIFLVASVAGIVQAKGVNPVLASIKDEEKIFVVERENNSLGVIEQGMTKGHIEGMHDMNHGVVKFYDNDGYVISRDGYIIKFDPQSEKILKAYKTSDSAIGFTVEENYIAVANYAKKSVDILDRDLNPIKSFETDSKNVGIKKYKNYLVFSQMNNDKITVLKDKNEGKGLPDFEIFKEFENVGVMPFDAMIKNNNFITGFFKSNFFGVVNLDTMEYSKIDILLEDRKPVLKVPHFGFWSISEGNVFIPAVGNNKVLVYTSDFKFVKNIEVEGLPVFTALSPDQKYMAVTFSGDKFPVLQIIDTKTLEVIKRFEFDGKVLHVRWSDVRPNLYVSVNDTNKVAVINTKEWYLAREMFGINKPSGIFLYKEAK
- a CDS encoding response regulator transcription factor, whose amino-acid sequence is MKIEKIRDISILLAEDESELRELLHEYLQLFFGRVYAATSGDQAYDIYKQKKPDIIITDISMPNLDGLEMISKIRESDKETKIIVMSAHSEQERLLLAIKLNLESYLIKPIKTEALKTILLDIVKHLREKSRRTYVTENIYWEHETNTLWGNSKEIKLRKMESMLLKLLFSRPNEIFSTKEIFDYLHETKNDKEFSVHAVTSLMKRLRAKLPNEVIHNIYGSGYKIIPI